A stretch of the bacterium genome encodes the following:
- a CDS encoding (2Fe-2S)-binding protein — translation MDTVRDASKGVISGIDKKDVEHWVEIYFLGKAYQVPAGLTIMQALEYAGYRLIRSCGCRAGFCGACSTVFRKKGEYKLQTAMACQTRVEDGMYLVQIPFSPAEKPLYDLEEEKYDASVFLKYFPEVARCVSCNTCTKACPQDIQVMDYVQAALKGDYKQVAELSFECIQCGLCAIRCPAEIVQYHVAQFGRRMYGKYGIPREKNVEKRVAEIANGEYDKKFEEVMNLEEEEFHKIYTEQQNTREVY, via the coding sequence ATGGATACTGTAAGGGATGCAAGTAAGGGCGTAATATCCGGTATTGATAAGAAAGATGTTGAACACTGGGTAGAAATCTATTTTCTCGGGAAAGCCTATCAGGTACCTGCAGGCCTTACAATTATGCAGGCTCTTGAGTATGCAGGATACAGGCTTATAAGGAGCTGCGGGTGCAGGGCAGGATTCTGCGGTGCATGTTCTACAGTGTTCCGTAAAAAGGGAGAATATAAACTGCAGACTGCAATGGCATGTCAAACCAGAGTGGAAGACGGCATGTACCTTGTGCAAATCCCGTTTTCCCCTGCTGAAAAACCTTTGTATGATCTTGAAGAAGAGAAGTATGATGCTTCTGTATTTTTGAAATATTTTCCTGAAGTTGCAAGGTGTGTAAGCTGTAACACGTGTACAAAAGCATGCCCTCAGGATATTCAGGTTATGGATTACGTACAGGCAGCTCTTAAAGGAGATTATAAACAGGTTGCTGAACTCTCTTTTGAGTGTATTCAGTGCGGCCTTTGTGCAATCAGATGCCCTGCTGAGATAGTACAATACCATGTTGCTCAGTTCGGAAGAAGAATGTACGGCAAATACGGAATTCCGAGAGAAAAGAATGTTGAGAAGAGGGTCGCGGAAATTGCAAATGGCGAGTATGATAAGAAATTTGAAGAAGTTATGAATTTGGAAGAGGAAGAATTTCATAAAATATATACTGAACAGCAGAATACCAGAGAAGTATATTGA